Proteins co-encoded in one Dama dama isolate Ldn47 chromosome 2, ASM3311817v1, whole genome shotgun sequence genomic window:
- the LOC133067116 gene encoding olfactory receptor 10G4-like has product MTNASLVTTFILSGLPHMPELDTFLFGSFLVIYVLTVVGNLLIMLVIIMDPHLHTPMYYFLSNLSFIDMWYCTVTVPKMLMTLVSSEGSAISFPSCVAQLYSFHFLGSTECFLYTVMSYDRYLAISYPLRYASMMSGRTCAILATTTWLSGSLHSAFQTTLTFHLPFCGPNQIQHYICDAPPILKLACADTFTVEMVIFVNIGVVASGCFLLIMLSYVSIVHSILKIRTSEGRWRAFQTCSSHCTVVLCFFVPCVFIYLRPGSKETMDRVVAVFYTVLTPLLNPLVYTLRNKEVKKALLKLKDKVVHFQSK; this is encoded by the coding sequence ATGACAAATGCGAGCCTGGTGACAACATTCATCCTCTCGGGTCTTCCCCACATGCCAGAGCTAGACACATTCCTCTTTGGAAGCTTCCTGGTGATCTATGTCCTCACTGTGGTGGGGAACCTACTCATCATGCTGGTGATTATCATGGATCCCCAcctgcacacccccatgtactactTCCTGAGCAACCTGTCCTTCATTGACATGTGGTACTGCACGGTCACTGTGCCCAAAATGCTGATGACCCTGGTGTCCTCAGAAGGCAGTGCTATCTCCTTTCCCAGCTGTGTGGCCCAGCTCTACTCCTTCCACTTCCTGGGCAGCACCGAGTGCTTCCTCTACACCGTCATGTCCTATGACCGCTACCTGGCCATCAGTTACCCCCTCAGGTATGCCAGCATGATGAGTGGGAGGACGTGTGCCATCCTGGCCACAACCACATGGCTCAGTGGCTCTCTGCACTCTGCTTTCCAGACCACACTGACATTCCATTTGCCCTTCTGTGGACCCAACCAGATCCAGCATTACATCTGTGATGCACCGCCCATCCTCAAACTGGCTTGTGCAGACACCTTCACCGTGGAGATGGTGATCTTTGTCAACATTGGGGTGGTGGCCTCAGGCTGCTTTCTCCTGATAATGCTGTCCTACGTGTCCATCGTCCATTCCATCCTGAAGATCCGCACCTCAGAGGGGCGATGGAGAGCCTTCCAGACTTGTTCCTCCCACTGCACTGtggttctttgtttctttgttccttGTGTTTTCATTTACCTGAGACCAGGCTCCAAGGAGACTATGGACAGGGTTGTGGCTGTTTTCTACACTGTGCTGACACCCCTTCTGAACCCTTTGGTCTACACCCTGAGGAACAAGGAAGTGAAGAAAGCTCTGTTGAAGCTGAAAGACAAAGTAGTGCATTTTCAGAGCAAATAA